In one window of Gammaproteobacteria bacterium DNA:
- a CDS encoding ABC transporter ATP-binding protein — translation MTAALSIHALQKTYKSGLTALNGIDLTVEQGDFFALLGPNGAGKSTTIGILSSLINKSAGEVSIFGHNIDHELEAAKSCIGLVPQEFNFNAWEPVQEVIVNQAGYYGIDRTTATQRAEKYLKQLGLWEKRRTMSRNLSGGMKRRLMIARALVHEPKLLILDEPTAGVDIEIRHSMWKFLKEINAQGTTIILTTHYLEEAESLCRNIAIIDQGRIIENTSMKKLLNQLNNEAFVLDLAEPIEVLPTIADHAISLIDQTTLEVHIPKEAGINKLFEALSQHNIKVLSMRNKSNRLEQLFLSLVNQHNGGQ, via the coding sequence ATGACCGCCGCACTCTCTATTCACGCACTTCAAAAAACCTATAAGAGCGGCTTGACCGCACTTAATGGCATCGACCTGACAGTCGAGCAAGGTGATTTTTTCGCCCTGCTTGGGCCCAATGGCGCAGGAAAATCCACCACCATCGGCATCCTCAGTTCATTGATCAATAAAAGTGCCGGAGAGGTATCGATATTTGGTCACAATATCGACCATGAGCTGGAAGCAGCCAAGTCATGCATTGGTTTGGTGCCGCAAGAGTTCAATTTCAATGCGTGGGAGCCAGTGCAAGAGGTGATTGTTAATCAGGCCGGTTATTACGGCATCGACCGCACCACGGCGACCCAACGCGCAGAAAAGTATCTCAAACAGCTTGGATTGTGGGAAAAGCGCCGCACCATGTCGCGCAATCTTTCGGGAGGGATGAAACGACGTTTGATGATTGCTCGAGCACTGGTACATGAGCCGAAGCTACTTATTCTGGATGAACCCACCGCAGGGGTCGACATCGAAATACGTCACAGCATGTGGAAGTTTCTAAAGGAGATCAATGCACAAGGCACCACGATTATTCTCACCACTCACTACCTAGAGGAGGCAGAGAGCCTGTGCCGGAATATTGCGATTATTGATCAAGGTCGAATTATTGAAAATACCAGCATGAAAAAACTGCTAAACCAACTCAACAATGAAGCGTTTGTACTGGATCTTGCCGAACCCATTGAGGTGCTTCCCACCATTGCCGACCATGCTATCAGCCTCATTGACCAAACCACCCTTGAGGTACATATCCCTAAAGAGGCGGGCATCAACAAACTCTTCGAAGCACTCAGCCAACACAACATTAAAGTATTAAGCATGCGCAATAAAAGTAACCGACTGGAGCAGCTTTTTTTGAGCCTGGTAAATCAACACAACGGTGGCCAATAA
- a CDS encoding prenyltransferase, which yields MTSNLLALWRGSRPMMVLVGIFSVLLALAVVHHDGVAVVPLEVFLLLLGVALAHAGFNLLCGYYDLTSGFSSRAAAMPFNNTSCLVEAQSGLLKRAAITAITLALLLGGYFVWMKGVELLFPIIFSLLMMLLYHRWSMRKPHISLILPGTILGPVLTVSAYYALTGQYDFDALYISLATFFLICNLFLLNQYPNYHLNRELGRFYFPVVFGTKRSSVVHVVFSLGVLYVIGMGDIIGQLPESAPWAMVPMLLALYAVVGGFKYGTNGERLTPHLWANMAALLLVELILVLLLVC from the coding sequence ATGACTTCTAACCTGCTTGCGTTGTGGCGGGGTTCACGGCCTATGATGGTACTGGTGGGCATTTTTTCGGTGCTGCTGGCACTTGCTGTTGTCCATCACGATGGGGTTGCAGTGGTACCGCTGGAGGTCTTTCTGCTGCTGCTAGGGGTTGCGTTGGCCCATGCGGGCTTTAACCTTTTATGTGGTTATTACGACCTGACCAGTGGCTTCTCCTCCCGCGCTGCGGCGATGCCATTTAATAATACCAGTTGTTTGGTTGAGGCGCAGAGCGGGTTGCTGAAGAGAGCAGCCATCACCGCGATCACCTTGGCTCTGCTGCTGGGCGGCTACTTTGTCTGGATGAAGGGGGTTGAACTACTCTTTCCAATAATTTTTTCGCTGTTGATGATGCTGCTCTACCACCGTTGGTCGATGCGTAAGCCACATATCAGCTTGATTCTTCCCGGAACCATATTGGGCCCGGTGCTGACGGTGAGCGCATATTATGCGCTGACGGGCCAGTATGATTTTGATGCACTTTATATATCGCTGGCCACTTTCTTTTTGATTTGTAATCTGTTCTTGTTGAATCAATATCCTAATTATCACCTGAATCGCGAATTGGGGCGTTTCTATTTTCCGGTGGTTTTCGGCACCAAGCGCAGTAGTGTGGTGCATGTGGTTTTTTCACTGGGTGTTCTGTATGTCATCGGCATGGGGGATATTATTGGCCAGCTGCCAGAGTCGGCGCCTTGGGCGATGGTGCCGATGTTGTTGGCACTTTATGCTGTGGTGGGTGGCTTTAAATATGGAACCAATGGTGAGCGGCTGACACCCCATTTGTGGGCCAATATGGCGGCGCTGCTGTTGGTCGAGTTGATTCTGGTGCTGCTGCTTGTTTGCTAG
- a CDS encoding phenylpyruvate tautomerase MIF-related protein, which translates to MPLLTIKTNRSLTTEEQKSVLSHASALVATLLEKPESYVMVLLQTEQSLMLAGNPQPCALLELKSLGLPEEKTAEFSKSLCEMVKQQLQIPSNRVYIEFSNPARHLWGWDSRTF; encoded by the coding sequence ATGCCACTACTCACCATCAAAACCAATCGATCGCTCACGACAGAAGAGCAAAAAAGTGTACTTAGCCACGCATCAGCCCTTGTGGCAACACTTTTAGAAAAGCCTGAAAGCTACGTCATGGTGTTACTGCAAACAGAACAGTCACTTATGCTTGCAGGCAACCCGCAGCCCTGCGCCCTGCTTGAGTTAAAAAGCCTTGGCCTGCCTGAAGAGAAAACAGCTGAATTTTCCAAGTCACTGTGTGAAATGGTCAAGCAGCAATTACAGATTCCCAGCAACCGGGTCTACATCGAATTCAGCAACCCAGCACGCCACCTGTGGGGCTGGGATAGCAGGACATTTTAA
- a CDS encoding sel1 repeat family protein — MLDIKRPIALFILLGMAGCSPAIDSCLDDGISMAQVQSYLEQGRRDELLNQLQIRANSGEAASQYFLGFIYWSDEPEKSLEWFEASAENGCLEGVNYLAQTYLDGKVVHKNEPQAFYWYLRLAETGDHNAMKMVSHMYEIGQGVEKNLEQSREWATKSWQ; from the coding sequence ATGTTGGATATAAAACGACCTATCGCACTTTTTATATTGCTCGGTATGGCGGGTTGCAGCCCGGCCATTGACTCCTGCCTAGATGATGGAATATCCATGGCACAGGTACAAAGCTACCTTGAACAGGGGCGGCGAGATGAATTGTTGAACCAGCTACAGATCCGCGCTAATAGCGGCGAGGCGGCATCACAATATTTTCTGGGTTTTATCTACTGGTCTGACGAGCCTGAAAAGTCACTTGAGTGGTTTGAAGCATCTGCTGAAAACGGTTGCCTTGAGGGCGTGAATTACCTCGCACAAACCTATCTTGACGGCAAGGTGGTTCATAAGAATGAACCACAGGCTTTTTACTGGTATTTGCGCCTAGCAGAAACAGGGGATCACAATGCCATGAAAATGGTCTCTCACATGTATGAAATTGGCCAGGGTGTTGAAAAAAATCTGGAGCAATCCCGTGAATGGGCGACTAAGAGCTGGCAGTAA
- a CDS encoding rRNA pseudouridine synthase, whose protein sequence is MSEPIRLDKRLVALIQCSRGEAQKYIEGGWVRVDGEMVDQPQFKVTSEKIELHTNATLTPVIPATILFHQQDGYDLAAPAAALPLITPQTRSMDDGSGITLLKRHLARQRPTVPLESGATGLLVFSQDGRILRRLIDDASKNEQEYVVEVAGEIAADGIDLLNQPMMQEGWQLPSAKVSWQSDHCLRFALKNVRPGQIEYMCQQVGLNVVSMLRIRIGRVSMGKLKPGEWRYLPSGSLF, encoded by the coding sequence ATGAGCGAACCGATACGACTTGATAAACGGCTGGTGGCACTGATTCAGTGCTCCCGTGGTGAAGCACAAAAATATATTGAGGGGGGCTGGGTGCGGGTGGATGGTGAAATGGTCGACCAGCCGCAATTTAAGGTCACATCGGAGAAAATCGAGCTGCATACGAATGCTACACTGACCCCCGTCATACCCGCCACAATACTGTTTCACCAGCAGGATGGCTATGACCTGGCAGCCCCCGCAGCGGCGTTGCCACTGATTACCCCACAAACACGCTCGATGGATGATGGCTCAGGCATCACCTTGCTTAAGCGTCATCTGGCCCGCCAGCGGCCAACCGTACCACTGGAATCGGGGGCAACCGGGCTGCTGGTTTTCTCTCAGGATGGCCGTATCCTGCGCCGCTTGATTGATGATGCCAGCAAAAATGAGCAAGAGTATGTAGTGGAGGTGGCGGGTGAAATAGCCGCTGATGGCATCGACCTGCTCAATCAGCCCATGATGCAAGAGGGTTGGCAACTGCCCAGCGCCAAAGTGAGCTGGCAGAGTGACCACTGCTTACGCTTCGCACTAAAAAATGTCCGCCCAGGGCAAATTGAATACATGTGCCAGCAGGTTGGTTTGAACGTAGTTTCAATGTTGCGGATCCGGATTGGCCGTGTCTCGATGGGGAAGCTAAAACCAGGCGAGTGGCGTTACCTCCCTTCAGGAAGCCTATTCTAA
- a CDS encoding cytochrome c has translation MKTCRIRKGVFSTAMITLLFSSPTIAEQSEPLVLQKIMFDMGQEMQNITAGISSEDWPRVEEAALKIADHPKPPVSERMRIMSLLGTEMAAFKEGDMATHQSARKLAEIAKQKNGQAVISAFSVLQNNCLSCHETYREKFQAHFYGKQ, from the coding sequence TTGAAAACTTGCCGCATTAGAAAGGGTGTATTTAGCACCGCCATGATCACCCTGTTGTTTTCCAGCCCAACAATCGCCGAACAGAGCGAGCCGTTGGTGTTGCAAAAAATCATGTTTGATATGGGGCAGGAGATGCAAAATATAACGGCCGGTATTTCAAGCGAAGATTGGCCGCGAGTAGAAGAGGCGGCACTGAAAATCGCAGACCATCCCAAACCCCCGGTGAGTGAGCGAATGCGCATTATGAGCCTTCTGGGAACCGAAATGGCGGCCTTCAAAGAGGGGGATATGGCGACACATCAATCGGCCCGCAAGCTTGCTGAAATCGCAAAGCAAAAAAATGGCCAAGCGGTCATCTCTGCCTTTTCGGTACTTCAGAACAACTGCCTGAGCTGTCATGAAACTTACCGTGAAAAATTTCAAGCGCATTTTTACGGCAAACAGTAA
- a CDS encoding NAD-binding protein → MIPRLNAILSKQRQKAVYLRDHAVGFSIFKSFTFLLIILIAHAFLMTLFEGLSWGDAAWLTLTTATTVGYGDISATTTAGRWTTALLLYCGGIFVLANFAGEYLEARNERKSRKIKGQWSWNMKNHIVIINTPAHGGDRFFKMLITQIRNDSNYADIPIQIMTRQYPNALPRELRDLGVIHYHGAPDVDESFKMVNITHAKHIIVLSKNEHESISDALSYDIIARLADLDLDKNKVIVECVEDGNRARFHRLGFNTVIRPIRAYPEVLVRTLVAPGSEQLLEDLFTHSGAHPRRYPVEINNTSWADIVVRIMQAGLGTAMSYINQEGEAITNPSPNSQVTTRALIIMVNADTLPNDQDIKHCLQSAIEAIQLSSDHSTGR, encoded by the coding sequence ATGATACCGCGTTTAAATGCAATATTAAGTAAACAGCGCCAAAAGGCCGTCTATCTGCGCGACCACGCGGTGGGTTTCAGCATCTTTAAGTCCTTTACGTTCCTGCTGATTATTTTAATCGCCCACGCTTTTTTAATGACACTGTTCGAGGGGTTATCATGGGGTGATGCTGCCTGGCTAACCCTGACCACAGCGACCACGGTGGGTTATGGTGACATCTCTGCAACCACAACAGCGGGGCGCTGGACAACAGCGCTGCTGCTCTATTGCGGGGGGATTTTTGTGCTCGCAAATTTTGCAGGCGAATATTTGGAGGCACGCAATGAACGTAAATCACGAAAAATCAAAGGTCAGTGGAGCTGGAACATGAAAAATCACATCGTCATTATTAACACCCCTGCACACGGCGGTGACCGTTTTTTCAAAATGCTGATCACGCAGATTCGCAATGATAGCAACTATGCAGATATTCCAATTCAAATCATGACCCGCCAATACCCCAACGCACTGCCCCGTGAGCTGAGGGATCTTGGCGTAATCCATTACCACGGCGCGCCCGATGTTGATGAGAGCTTCAAAATGGTCAACATCACCCACGCCAAACACATTATTGTGTTATCCAAAAATGAACATGAAAGTATTTCAGATGCCCTGAGCTACGATATTATTGCGCGATTGGCTGACCTGGATTTGGATAAGAACAAGGTGATTGTCGAGTGTGTGGAAGATGGTAACCGTGCCCGTTTTCACCGGCTCGGCTTCAATACCGTTATCAGGCCGATACGAGCTTATCCTGAGGTGCTGGTGCGCACGTTGGTTGCCCCTGGGTCTGAGCAGCTGTTGGAAGATCTGTTTACCCATAGCGGCGCGCACCCACGGCGTTATCCAGTAGAGATTAACAACACCTCATGGGCAGATATTGTGGTTCGTATTATGCAAGCGGGGTTGGGCACTGCCATGTCATATATCAATCAAGAAGGGGAGGCCATCACCAACCCCAGTCCAAATTCACAGGTCACTACCCGCGCCCTGATCATCATGGTCAACGCGGATACCCTGCCGAACGATCAAGATATTAAGCATTGTCTACAATCCGCAATCGAGGCGATACAGCTAAGCAGTGACCACTCGACAGGCCGCTAA
- a CDS encoding cytochrome c family protein — protein MLQFKQSMLIALGCLYLLLMTACNSSPDKSEPVDSSVSVTEQLEFELSPLSSGDPTFTSEHFSGSTNCVMCHDGLSDEAGNDVSIVTDWSSTMMANATRDPFWLAKVRSELNRNPQLAELINDKCTRCHAPMANEEIRRSGNTLSIFDDGFLSESHPRHDAAMDAVSCTLCHQITDNPQLGTADGFSGHFEINEAKTIYGPYDNVYTQPMINHTGYTPTYSTHVQKSELCATCHELKTPYVDGSGAILSQTYADEFPEQTPYSEWLHSDYAELKSCQDCHMSRTDGVIMATRPRWLTTQRDNFALHDFIGANKMMLDIFDKNRDQLGILSNNFAETIAKTETMLSNAASIQRLQSSLVNGQLGFTLKIESQTGHKLPSGYPSRRVVLHVTVRDSGGDIVFESGRPNENGSVEGLDADSDLSRYELHHDLITSADQVQVYEAIMGNSDEEVNYTLLRSMKYLKDNRILPTGFNKETVPNDVAVKGHARTDPNFIGGSDQISYRIDGLPTGSYTITAELLYQTLSYAFGQDLFQDSSLEVADFEAMYSASTFKFVPMTKLQFQIP, from the coding sequence ATGCTTCAATTCAAACAATCAATGTTAATCGCTTTAGGATGCCTCTATCTCTTGTTGATGACGGCCTGCAATAGCAGCCCGGATAAGAGTGAACCCGTTGACAGCAGTGTCAGCGTCACTGAACAGCTTGAATTTGAGTTATCCCCGCTCTCTTCAGGTGACCCCACCTTCACCTCTGAGCATTTTTCCGGCTCGACAAACTGCGTCATGTGTCACGATGGATTGAGTGATGAGGCGGGCAATGATGTCTCCATTGTAACGGACTGGTCATCCACCATGATGGCCAATGCGACCCGTGATCCATTTTGGCTGGCCAAGGTACGCAGTGAACTCAATCGCAACCCTCAACTGGCCGAGCTGATTAACGATAAATGCACACGTTGCCACGCGCCCATGGCGAATGAAGAGATTCGTCGCAGCGGTAACACCCTCTCTATTTTTGACGACGGTTTCTTGAGTGAGAGCCATCCGCGCCACGATGCGGCAATGGATGCCGTCAGCTGTACTTTATGTCATCAAATTACAGACAACCCTCAGCTGGGCACCGCCGACGGTTTCTCCGGCCACTTTGAGATCAATGAGGCTAAAACCATCTACGGCCCCTACGATAATGTATATACCCAGCCAATGATTAATCACACCGGGTATACGCCAACCTATAGCACCCATGTGCAAAAATCTGAACTCTGTGCAACCTGCCATGAACTAAAGACACCGTATGTGGATGGGTCGGGAGCCATCTTGAGTCAAACTTACGCAGATGAGTTTCCTGAGCAAACACCCTATAGCGAGTGGCTCCATAGTGATTATGCCGAACTAAAGAGTTGCCAGGATTGTCATATGTCGCGCACAGACGGTGTCATTATGGCGACGCGTCCTCGCTGGTTAACCACTCAACGAGACAATTTTGCGCTTCATGACTTTATTGGTGCCAACAAGATGATGCTGGATATTTTTGATAAGAATCGCGACCAGCTCGGCATTCTTTCAAATAACTTTGCCGAGACCATCGCCAAAACGGAAACAATGCTATCCAACGCGGCCAGCATTCAGCGACTACAATCCTCCTTGGTTAATGGCCAGTTGGGTTTCACCTTGAAAATAGAGAGCCAGACCGGGCATAAACTACCCAGCGGATACCCTTCACGCCGCGTGGTACTACATGTAACAGTGCGTGACAGTGGCGGAGATATTGTTTTTGAATCTGGCCGGCCCAATGAGAATGGCAGCGTAGAGGGTCTGGATGCGGATAGTGACCTATCCCGCTACGAGCTGCACCATGATCTCATCACCTCCGCAGACCAAGTACAGGTGTATGAAGCGATTATGGGCAACAGTGACGAAGAGGTGAACTATACCCTGCTGCGTAGCATGAAATACCTAAAAGATAACCGCATACTCCCCACGGGGTTTAATAAAGAGACAGTGCCCAATGACGTTGCGGTAAAAGGTCATGCACGCACTGACCCCAACTTCATCGGCGGCAGTGATCAAATCAGCTATCGAATCGATGGGCTACCCACGGGTAGCTACACCATCACGGCTGAGCTGCTCTACCAAACCTTATCCTACGCATTTGGTCAGGACCTATTTCAGGACTCAAGCCTTGAAGTTGCAGACTTTGAAGCGATGTATAGCGCCTCTACTTTCAAGTTTGTACCCATGACAAAACTACAGTTTCAGATACCGTAG
- a CDS encoding DUF4124 domain-containing protein — MRSNFFIIGIIIAAAAIFGSQVAGDHWQQLKEKIPALPEALQALLNKPADKITESTTTAYKWQDADGNWQFGDTPPPNSTYETTNISRVQSVEMHIPEEIKQQPAETETPQSTSPITPFTRPDKVKQLLDNARAIEPLLEQRKQAMDAQIDNP, encoded by the coding sequence ATGCGCTCAAATTTTTTTATTATCGGCATTATTATTGCCGCTGCCGCTATTTTTGGCTCACAAGTGGCTGGTGACCACTGGCAACAGCTCAAGGAAAAAATACCCGCACTACCCGAAGCACTACAAGCGCTGTTAAATAAACCAGCAGATAAAATAACCGAGAGCACCACCACCGCCTACAAATGGCAAGATGCCGATGGCAACTGGCAATTTGGTGATACCCCACCACCCAATAGCACTTATGAAACAACCAATATCAGCCGCGTTCAAAGTGTTGAAATGCACATACCAGAAGAGATCAAACAACAACCCGCTGAAACGGAGACTCCACAAAGCACCTCACCCATCACCCCCTTCACCCGCCCAGACAAGGTAAAGCAGCTTCTTGACAATGCCCGCGCTATCGAGCCACTACTGGAGCAGCGTAAACAGGCAATGGATGCGCAAATCGATAACCCCTAG
- a CDS encoding chemotaxis protein CheX produces MNLSFLNTVIRSVDIVLSTMARLNVQSGKASIRPPMQDSPGIVTGLISMSGRQAQASVALSFDKEAILFIANKMLPDEHTTIDHMTIDLAGELANMVIGDAKRQLEDKGLRFEVSLPVMIVGEKHLIAHKSTEPVITVPFTMDKGTFIVEAVYEERT; encoded by the coding sequence GTGAATCTTAGCTTTCTCAATACAGTGATTCGATCTGTCGATATCGTATTGTCAACCATGGCACGTTTAAATGTGCAGTCAGGCAAGGCGTCAATACGCCCACCCATGCAGGATTCACCCGGTATTGTTACCGGCTTAATTTCCATGTCAGGTCGACAAGCGCAAGCCTCGGTCGCCCTCTCATTCGATAAAGAGGCTATCCTCTTCATTGCTAACAAAATGCTACCCGATGAGCATACCACCATTGACCATATGACCATTGACCTCGCCGGTGAACTAGCCAATATGGTTATCGGGGATGCCAAGCGCCAATTGGAAGATAAGGGGCTGCGCTTCGAAGTTTCACTCCCGGTCATGATTGTGGGCGAAAAACATCTGATTGCCCATAAATCTACTGAGCCGGTGATTACCGTGCCTTTCACCATGGATAAAGGCACCTTTATTGTTGAAGCGGTTTACGAAGAGCGAACATAA
- a CDS encoding ABC transporter permease, whose amino-acid sequence MTASEKYIAFQTILIKEVMRFMRIWMQTILPPVITTSLYFVIFGSLIGSQIGDMEGYKYMDYIVPGLILMAIITNSYSNVVSSFYSAKYQNHIQEMLVAPLPSYIILCGFVAGGVARGLVVGIAVTLVSLFFSDLNIAHYGITIAIALLTAILFSLAGLVNGIYANSFDDISIVPTFILTPLTYLGGIFYSISMLPEFWQSVSLANPILYMVNGFRYGILGSSDITPFASFGLILLFIAGLSLFALWLLNTGKGTRS is encoded by the coding sequence ATGACGGCATCAGAAAAATATATCGCCTTCCAGACCATACTCATTAAAGAGGTCATGCGCTTCATGCGTATCTGGATGCAGACCATTCTGCCACCGGTCATCACCACTTCACTCTACTTTGTCATTTTTGGTAGTCTGATCGGCTCACAGATTGGTGACATGGAGGGTTACAAATATATGGATTATATTGTGCCCGGCCTAATATTGATGGCGATTATCACCAACTCATACAGCAACGTAGTCTCCTCATTTTACAGCGCAAAATACCAAAACCATATTCAGGAGATGCTGGTAGCCCCCCTACCGAGTTACATCATCCTCTGCGGCTTTGTTGCCGGTGGTGTTGCCCGTGGCCTAGTGGTTGGTATCGCGGTGACCTTAGTGTCGCTCTTTTTTAGTGACCTCAACATTGCTCACTACGGCATCACCATCGCCATTGCGCTGCTCACCGCCATTCTCTTTTCACTGGCAGGCCTGGTTAACGGCATCTACGCCAACTCATTTGATGACATCTCCATCGTCCCCACCTTCATTCTGACTCCCCTCACCTATCTGGGTGGAATCTTTTACTCCATTAGCATGTTGCCCGAATTCTGGCAGAGCGTCTCACTTGCCAACCCGATCCTCTACATGGTCAACGGCTTTCGTTACGGCATATTGGGCAGCTCCGACATTACCCCCTTCGCCTCATTTGGCCTCATTCTACTCTTCATTGCCGGACTCTCCCTTTTTGCACTCTGGCTTCTCAATACGGGCAAAGGCACCCGCAGCTAA
- a CDS encoding Hpt domain-containing protein: MAGFVDGHGDTFLSLWDIDFMALEYDSEVDGDLLKDFLEDFVEKQRELEGDLMRLEAGPDDQELLANIFRAVHTIKGNACFCKMEPVSQFAHSLEELLQVLRVGTMSFSPQLGEVVLLSMDRLNTIVQCFVAGESQEVEQNKKIEESLTDISSVQGGEQYAAIQYSLCLLSESFDDLGSDFDLSAESGEADSAASCGLEGDLDYFYLLMKQCEQRSIFWQGRGERILALAMEMNALAGTPVEPYKLTAAIYLHDFAMGLLPEFIISKNERLNESELAQLRNHPLVAAQLVERLSGWEGVSEMILQHHERVDGNGYPKQLKGDAICEGAQLISVVDAYISLTRPRADRLHKRSVMRAILELNNNKSTQFSERWVRVLNTVVKQHYLNPA; the protein is encoded by the coding sequence ATGGCGGGTTTTGTCGATGGTCATGGCGATACATTTTTATCTTTATGGGATATTGATTTTATGGCGTTAGAGTATGACTCAGAGGTTGATGGCGATCTGCTAAAAGATTTCCTCGAAGATTTTGTTGAAAAACAGCGGGAGCTTGAGGGGGATTTGATGCGCCTGGAGGCGGGTCCGGATGATCAGGAGCTGTTGGCCAATATATTTCGTGCTGTCCATACCATTAAAGGTAACGCCTGTTTTTGCAAAATGGAGCCGGTCTCACAGTTTGCACACTCGCTTGAGGAGCTATTGCAAGTATTACGCGTGGGTACGATGAGTTTTTCTCCCCAGCTGGGTGAGGTCGTGTTGCTCTCAATGGATCGCCTTAACACCATTGTGCAATGTTTTGTTGCGGGGGAGTCTCAAGAGGTTGAGCAAAACAAAAAAATTGAAGAGAGCCTGACCGACATCAGTAGTGTTCAGGGGGGTGAACAGTACGCCGCCATTCAGTATAGCCTCTGCCTGCTGAGTGAAAGTTTTGACGATCTAGGAAGTGACTTTGACCTCTCTGCAGAGAGTGGCGAAGCCGATTCGGCCGCCTCTTGTGGATTAGAGGGTGATCTGGATTACTTCTATCTTTTGATGAAGCAGTGCGAGCAACGCTCCATTTTCTGGCAGGGGCGGGGAGAGCGGATATTGGCCCTGGCCATGGAGATGAATGCACTGGCCGGAACACCGGTTGAACCCTACAAACTTACCGCCGCCATCTATCTGCACGACTTTGCCATGGGCTTGCTGCCGGAATTTATTATCTCAAAAAATGAACGATTGAATGAGAGCGAGCTGGCACAGTTACGAAACCACCCACTGGTTGCTGCACAATTGGTGGAGCGCCTCTCCGGATGGGAGGGGGTGAGCGAGATGATCCTGCAACACCATGAGCGCGTCGATGGCAACGGTTATCCGAAACAACTTAAAGGTGATGCTATCTGCGAGGGTGCTCAGCTCATCAGTGTGGTAGATGCCTATATCTCACTGACGCGACCAAGGGCTGATCGCCTGCATAAACGCTCAGTGATGCGCGCCATACTGGAGCTGAACAATAATAAATCCACACAGTTTTCAGAACGCTGGGTAAGGGTGTTGAATACGGTGGTTAAGCAGCACTATTTAAATCCAGCCTAG